Genomic DNA from Epinephelus fuscoguttatus linkage group LG14, E.fuscoguttatus.final_Chr_v1:
AGCTGCATACCAGTTCTCATAATGTAGTTTAGCAAattttttaaagagaaaaagttAACGGCCTTGAGCTGGGTAATCATTGCTGGGTCAGAAGCCTCTATTGCTTTTAAGCCTGTTGATTCATGaatgacataaaataataataataataatgataataataataataaaaacaaaaaaaaacatcattctGTTTTTGATCCTAATACAGATTTGTGACCTTCATGTTCTTGTCCaagctttaaaaaacatttccagCTGCAGTTATCAattcatccaccaggtggcagCAGTTTACCTCATGTGGAACAGCTTCCTGCCATCCACCCTATAGACTCACAGGGGAGACAGTGAGGGGGAAACACTGCGTGCCATTGCAGCCACAATGATGAAGGTCACACCTCTACATAGTCCAGTAGTGTCGTGGaaacatggatttgttttttgcatttttttttttgtcaaatgtgCAAGTTCAGCTATTGTCAGCACAAAATGTTGTGATAGAGTCAACAACATGAATGGTCCTCCTGAGGAATCAGCAACCATGTTtccatttcatgtattttgtgAGTCCCCTGGTACCTTGAAGTGTCCCAACTGTTTCACGCAGTAGCACCAGATCCACCGACTCAAGCTAAAAACGTTACCGTCAGCTCCCGTGTGCATTAAGGTGAGCGCACAGTCCTTGATCTTTTCACTCACAGAGCACAGGAAGTGTCAGGATCAACAGTAAGAGTAACAACACCAGAGGATTATTCGCAAAAAGCATGTTTTCACCTGCTCGGAGTACCAGATGTCTGGATGTTGCCATGTAGCTGTGAAGTTAAGACCATTCAGAATCCAGTGACAGTTAATCTAATGCTACCTGAACTGTTCTAACTTCCATTATGTGCTAATATTGAGCATTCAGTTTAGTTTGTATCATATCACGGTTAAACAGTTGCACTTGTGGATTGAATCAGATGTCAGTCAAAGTCTTGTGCAACACCACAGAGGTCATTATTCACCAAGGAAACCAAATCAATTGTGACTCACAGATCGTTAATGTTGGAAAGAGATGAGCAGCAAATGTGAGGGTTTCCTTAATCATTTCATTATATCTGCTGCATATTTCCTGCTCTTCACTTCACACACTTGTCAAACTGTAACACAAATAAGGAAAGAGGTCATGAAAACGTGACGAGCAACAACACTTTGAACAAACGCTCCAATGGGCAAAACCTGTGAATGTACCGTTTGTTCTTTACAAGTCATCCTCAAATCTGAAAACCTGACGTTACACCTGAACCACTTGTCATTCTGTGTCACTCAAATTTGACTATTGCTACTTTATCAATGGACAAACTTCTTTGATCGTGTGGCAGCTggtgtgatggaaaaaaaaacttctcacAAGAAAATTGTAtgaattgactgattgattttcAGTGAATGAAATTTAAGAAATGAGGCTTTTGTGACCGCAGCAGATTCGAGACGACATTAAAGCGCACACAATGGACATGCAGACATGAAAAGCTTttctgaaaaactgaaaaaaattagcCAGAGGTTTGGTGCTTTATGCTGCTCATGACTCATAATCATTGCCATTAACAGAAAAGCGCTCCTGCTATTATAGCAAATGGACTGCATCTATTTAGCGCCTTAAAATCCCTCACAGTAGCCAACACACACGACCATTCATACACGGATGGTGGGGAAGCTGCCATGCAAGGCCGTGTACCTGCTCGCcaggagcagtttggggttcggtgtcttgctcaaggacacttcaacatgCTGTCAGGAGGAGACGACCGCCAATCGACTGTGATAACTGGTCGAGCGGCTCCACTACCTGAGCTACTCTCATTCCCCACACACAAGCAGCAGACTGATGGACAGAATGACTGCTAAATGaatttgtaaaaatgtatattatatTGGAAGACAactttttcatgcatttttttccagGCATTGTGGGTATTCACTAAAAACATTCTTCATGATGTAAGCGGACACGCAGAGCCTCAGGGTGGACGGTATGTTCTTAAAGAGCTTTTTGTAGCTACATTACTACAGTACTTTGAATAATACTAAAGGACAgtatgtacattttaaaaagaacaGCTGTAGCTACTTGTTATTAGGATTTGTATGCAGCAAGCCTTCTGCTTTCAGATAGACTGATGTGCCcttgaaaaacagaaatattgttTTTGAATTTGTTCCTTCGCAGGACGATAACACTAATCTTTGCAacagtagttttttttaatcatcccGAGGTCTGTGCAGTCTGTGGGACAGGAGATACTGAAGGTGTCATCCTGGCCATTCAAGACCTTGGTCTCCTTAAGGTCAACCCCACATGGAGATGGGTGGGTGTGTTATGAGATgcagcaaacacagcagcatggaGTTATTGTGCCTCTGTTGTCAGTAGAGAGCACAGTGAGTGATTTTAGGCGTTTGAAGCCTCAGTTAGATTTTGTTTTCTGGCTGTTCTGACTCTGTACACCTCTGCACACCAGCCCAGTGTACATGGCTGTCAGTGTGTCTCCCCCCCGAACAGTTAATGGGGGAGGACTGCTTATGAAAAGTGACTGAGGAGGGTAGAGGAGGTGTAGCAGGGCGATTGGGCTGGTTTCAGATTGTGttcttccttccttcattcTCCTTTAAGGTAGCCGTTAGCATCATTTCTCATCCCTctgcttctttctctcctcctcccaccaCCCACAGGTCCTCCTGTCCCTCTTCCGCCCCCGCCATCCAACCGATGGTTTGACCAACCGTCCTCCGGCCCCTCGTGGAAGCGCAGCCGCAGCGTTTTGCGGATGACCAAGCGCTCCACGATGAAGGAGGCGCAGAACCAGGGCACGGCGTACTCGGCCGTGATCAGTCCCATGAAGTTGTAGCGGAACCCAGAGTAGTCCCAGGGGCAGGCGTTGAACTGGCGCAGCAGCAGCCCCGTGCCGAACTCCCACAGGTACGTCCATAAAGTGTAAATGATGCAGCGCAGCAGCACGGGGCAGCGGCCGCGCAGCTTCAGGTACATCCGCTCCACGATCAGGATGCAGGTGCCGTAGATGAAGAGCGCCCACACGCTGGTCACCCCCGGGAATTTCCAGTTGCAGTTGACCACAAACTCCCAGGCGGCTGTGAACATGACCTCGCAGAAGTAGCCATGGATGGCGTAGAGGTACCAGCGTGACAGCGCCGTGAGAGGTACAGGAGCCTCTGGGGTTTCCATGGTCACCATCCTTTCTCTTGTTATCACACAAATGTTCTATCTGTGATGATGAGTTGCAGGTCTGAGGGAAGAGGAGCGAAAGACAGGTGTAAGAAAAATGGCACAAAGGCAACACGGTACAATAAATCAACTCCATCCAACTTAATTTAAAGTTCATGAAATAATATTTGGATACATTTTACAGAGCATATTTTTTGATAAGAGAAGTGTATGCAATACTTTAAATTGCAAAAGTCCATGTCTAGCACAAACTGAGGAAGAATGTACCAGTAATTGGGCTTTTGTCCACGTCTCTTCCAAAATAGCAACCCCCAAATAATCTGCCCAGGCTACTTTAAAGTAATCTAGGGAGGCAGTACAATCTAAACACGAAAGTGATTAAGTGATAAATAACAGTGGTGCCtcaagtatcacaatatttttaacCAAATACCTCGATATCAATGTTGCAATGTATTGTAGGGTTGGCTATTAGTGCATCCacaaaatatatacacaatGAGATTTGTGATAAATAATAATCAGTAATATGTATATAATGACTAAATGGGTAacggcaaaaaacaaaatagcaaGAGCAGTCTGGTTTCAGTTCAGAAAATCtcagttcagaaaattacatcacttttctataatccagcctttaaaaccagtaaaagaCAACACACATTACCATAGTGCAATATCCAAAATTTTAAACTATGTCTAGTCTCATATTACGATATTGATACAATATCGGTATATTGCTCAGCCCAAGTTGGCAATAAACATTTAATCTGTCTACACTCAGTAGAGCCTTATCATAGTGGCGGAGTCTGCCATTTCCACATGAGTGATTCACAAGAAACACTGCAGCATGTAATCCAGCGTATTTTACCTCATTGATCATCAGCCTCGCTGTTGGACTTGTATTAAATTACTGATAATTCAAACTGAAcatcctactgctgctgcttcacattaaaagcattcAACTTGCAAAACATGGGGTGACTTTTATTGTGTAGAAGCCACAGGAAAAACAATGTATGTCACCTCTATTAGTGCTTATCATGATCATTCATCAAACATGTAACCACCAAACAAGACATGTCACTTTCTGTATTTTTAACAGCAACTCAGTTTTAAATAGGTCTGTATGCGACAGGCTGCACACCTCCAACTCCTCAGCAAGTAACCAAATCCTTTTACTGTGTCCTGCTGTTGTGTGGAAAACTACTTATACTGTGCACAGCATGaaatcatcactgctgctcctgaCATAATGGAAAAAGCAGATTATTGACAGGCTTCTGTATTAAACGAtgtgtttgtttggctgcactggaAACAATACAAGTCACAATGAGAAAAGGAAGCGCTGCTTGGATCTGATGTCTGGTCCAACAGGTGCTCTTTGGTAAGGCAGGTAgtagaacaaaaaacaagatCTGGGAAGTCTCAAATTAATGCAGACAACCATGAAAAAAAGCACAAGGCACTCCGTCTTCAGGTGAAAtaatgttcattcatttattcttcGAGGATAGGCACCAGCTGCTCTTCTGCTAAAGTAGCTGCTCAATGAGTGTTTTCACTCGGTCAGGAACCACAGGTGTCCCCAAATCAACCAGGGCTGAAATCTTAAGGATTACAACTTGAATTGCAAATGGTGCCAAGCCAAAGTTCAATGAAGGACAAGGCAATGAAAAACTTGACGGACATCAGAAAGATGAAATTAGAGACAGCAGGGCTTCAGAGCACTTTAACTCCACGGCCTTCCCTCACTTGATGCTatttactgactgactgaaagGGTCTCTTATGTAAGGTATAGCTTTATCATCTGACTGCCTACATCATGTGCTCTTTTTCCAAATCCCGCAGCTTGACGCACACAGGCTTTGGTATCAGGTGTCAGGAGGCCCACGCAGGGTTGGATCCTTCCTCTATTTATCACGCCGCATGTctaataaaaaacactgaaggcAAACGGCATCATACCGAGGAGCTCAGAGACCACATGGTTTGAGAAGGCCACTGTGTGTATATCATCTACTATACAATACATCCAGAGGAAGCTGTGTCATAACAGCAACCATTATACAATGGATCATAACTGCTCTGTAAAATACAAGCTCACGGAGAGGTTAGGAGTACAAAAGCTTGTTTGAAGAACAAAAGCCGATTTTTTGGCTCTTTTTGTCTTCAAAGGCTGGCTGGGGCCCAGAGTGGGCCCATGGGGATTAGCACATTTCTCCCAAAACAAGGAACAAGGGTTTCATGTGAGGAACTGGGCCACAGCAATGGACCAAGTGACCTCCCTAAACCCCTTATACCATCTTTTCACTGCCTGCCTGGGaaactctccctctcctcccatctATTCAAGCACGCCTGGGTCAAACactgttttgcaaaatatttCAGCATAATGCTTTATCCTGCTGAGAGAACCAGATTCAGTAAAATTGGTTGACTACATCAGAACAGGAATATATCAGAACAGGATTAGTTACATATCATATAGTAAAGCAAGCTAAACTGACTTTTTCCCTGTGACTTCTGTGTTGGAAAACATCAATCACATAGTCATCAATGCAAGAACTTTGAAAGCATCACCCTTTTGGGGAATGTGCTCATTTGCTGAGTTGGACGAGAAGATTGATAtgcattagcttagcttagcatgaagaccaGAAACAGCTAGTCTAGCTTTGTCAGAAGGTGATAAGATCCACCAGGTAGCACCTCAAAAGCtcagttattcattcattaattcattcattttctgtaactgcctATCCCGTTAGGAGTCACtagggtgctggagcctatcccagctgacactgggtgagaacCATTtgcgctcacattcacacctacaggcaattaaaagtcaccagttaacccgcatgtctttggattctgggaggaagctggagtaccctgagaaaatCCACGCTGATAGAGGTAGAACATGCGAAGACCGCACAGAAGGTTCGATGTGGTTCGAACCCCCCCCAGGCtttgaaccagaaaccctcttgctgtgaggcgacaatgctagcTACTGCACCACCACTGtgctatattatatattatatgtgTTTAAAACTGGGCATACACTGGAAGATTTGAGCCCATTTCTGACCCAATTTGTGAGACGCACCACTCAATTTAGAGTCGGACCAAATTTCAGCGTCGTGGTCGTGGCTTGAGGATTAGACCATGCAGTGTGAGCACTCCAAAAATTTGAGCTTTAGCTTTACATCACAGAATATTTCCTTGCTGAGTGAGAGTTGGgattaaaaacatttctatAATGGGCTCATACAGTCATAGATCATACAGTGTATGCCCGGCTTAatccacacaaaaacaatgacaacaagaCTTCAGGAAGTCACTGTGTCCGTCCAAAAAATAGTTTGGCACATGACTCCCAAGTAAATTTTTACTGGAATTTGGAAGGTGGAATTTGTTGCATTTGGACAGATCCCGGCTAGATGTGcccccttgtttccagtctttatgctaagctaagctaactggtgGCTGGTTGTTGCCTAATGCGTAACAGACAGATATAAGGTATTAATCTCCTCATCACTAAAGGGTCTGCATCAAAGTGCTGCTGTTGATAGATAGACCCAATCACTCTGTCTGTTTGCTACCAGGTGTTTTTACCCCCCCTTCATCTCTCACCCGAGGATCGTTCACCTTCTTTCTCCCCATCCACTtttctctccccatttcacaatTCAATTCCCCTTTGCCTGTCTTTTTTCTATTACCTGCACAACGCCATTTGCTCAGCACTCACATGCCCACTAAACTCCTAGTGATGAAAATTTTGGAATGCAATATTCAGCCATGTAACACTCGACTTCCTGCCAAACACCCTATAGATATAAACAACAGTCTTACAGTCTCTCTCTTTATGTTAGTCTTCTCATCTTCCATATACATGCATGATGAATGGCTATTTCAGGAGAGGTAAAGTTAGGTCAACTTAAAAATTTAGAACTGTAGCTTCATATAGCAAGAAGTATCTTCTCACAGCTGGTATTGTCAAAGCGTAGGCTTTCCCTCCTACTCACATCTATTTTTCGTGAGTGtaaaaatttctgtttttactaaTGTTTAATATCCATAAATCAGTAAGTCATATCCTCAGTGCTTCTCATCTGTATATCAGAGACATCCTAATGGGATATCATAATGACTTCTTGGGAAGTCTGGCAGCTTCTCCAGGTCTTAACACTGCACTCTACACTGTCAACACAACCGCTCAGATTACACTAGAAATCCCTCTGATTGTTTACTGTGCAACAGCAGATTTGTTTGTCACGAAACAGGAAGAGAGCGTGTTGTAAAAAGAGCGAAGAGGTTTCTGAGATTCCCTAAAGAGTGGATGAATGGTCACTTTTAGCACATTTATGCTTTAATAAAGTGAAACTTGAAACTGAGGCAAGCTAGAGACGTGACTGAGGTTTGAAATGTGATCTTAAAGCAAACGAACAAACAGTGATGTTAGGCTTAAACAGAACCTTTTAATGTTCTCAACCGTTTATGGTGcttatattatcattatcagaATTCATGTGACCATGATATATTGGCATTTAAGAGTGATGTAATCTAATTTTGTGTTTGAGCCATGACTGTATACTGTAtgatataaagatggacaatgtatctccacttcctcccactgtacaaaaatgaaccCAAAACATCCCACATACAGCCGCTGCCATAGTatgctggtgacatcatttgcaGCCAGAGGCTGCGGTGTCAAGTTCCTGGTATCCGTGGCATTGATTGCAGGCACTCGACTCGCAAACAcggctgtcaatcatgacgttaaaccccctttttatagcatcaaataattaattaaaactaaacttatCAGAAAAGTGAATGCTTGAGCATACAGcagcgtgataagaactacctgaAACGACACAAACCATCTTtggaaaaaaattatttgatgtgtactttgactTTGTACTCCCATCaccatccactaacatggagaGGGCCAGGTTCATGACctacactgcagccagccaccaagGGGCGATCGTCATGTTTTGGCTTCTTGGCTACATTTTTGGGTATCTGTCATGTCCTCCATCTTTATTATATATGGTTTAAATTTAAACTTTACTGGGACAGTCCAATGTTTATGTTACTCTCAGCAATTGTCACTTGCTTTGTGCTCCTTTTTTTGTAGCATTTCATTCAGTAAAACCTTGAACAAATAGTGTTTAAGTTCCTTTTAATTAGATGAATCAACTGTATTGGTGTTAAGATTAGATTTTCTTTGTGTCTGCCAGCAATGATGGAATTGGAATAAGCTGAATGATTATGAGGCTGAACTGAAGGAGGTGTTATTCTGCACAGTATTACATAAATGCAACATATTTTTAGCCCTGAATTTACTATACAAGTGATTAGTAAAATTACCTAACTTTTTTGCTGCTTACCCTCTCTTTCTACCCTCTTTTCCTCACTACTTCAAGTAGtttagggcatttttgcctttagaTAGAGTCTGGAATCTTATATTGTTACATCAAGGTACAACTGAGCTGCTACTGAGTCAAGTGttggtgtgtttgatttaaagACTATGGAAGGCCAAGCCTCACCGAGACAGCCAGAAGAGACATTTTAAGGAGAGAATCCTCGGGAGcaattgacctttcgctaagccccgcccctttgtgatggtctgtcaagctgtcacagtaagcatggagcccacactgtaactaactgcactccctgaagaaatatcatcatattttgggaaaaatgaaacagtgattccagagagaagcagacagaggggtctacagtgtgtgtttgaaggatatatccaggatgtcaaactgactcagcagcaacaacaggttaaaaagacaaagatagttagaagctaaagccgaactataggctacagatgacagtgtaaaagtgaaccaccacatcactgctgatccccacagaagacaatgaatataaagggaaactttgctgatattgaaccagctgtgtggcatcacagtgtgtacagatgaatggtgtttggcttcgcccatgtactgctgccagcacctggacctctgccgctggacgggcagggatcttcagggaaagtcaaacaacattcatctgcacacactgtgatgacacagagctggttgaatatcagcaaagtttccctgcttcccttcactggttcctgtacaccagggtcggtctttgtttcactgcagcatgtgtatacattcagtaggctatatcttcagtagctagctagctaaccctacacttttcagggtttgattttggttttggaacagggaagaaacgtatatctttttccaacctctccaggtaacgagtatcattaatacacgacgtgccccaggcacaacatttagctccaaatccacaaaaccagcctgaaaatgaaggaaatctgaaatgactgctgcttatgattggccagtctgtgtccagGGGCAGGATTTAGCAAAGCCGGATTTAGCAAAGGGTGATTGTTATTAAATGGCAACTGTGGCCAATATGCTGTGGCATTGTGCCATATTGTGTCAAAAAAACCATCATGAGAATACcatgaaaatataatttgtgATTAACTACATAAACTACAGGACCCAAAGTAGTCAACTACTGAAAAAGCTACTGAGATGTAAATATAGCTAAAGTGCAACCCAACTACTGCAAATTGTAGTTAAAGTGTTAATTAAACTACATGCAGCTAaccatagattttttttataagtgTATAcgtcttgttttgtgtttgtttccttgtgtttggaccccaggaagagtagcTGCTACCATAGTGGCAGCTTAAAGGGATCCCAATCAAGAACTACTCTCCAACACTGGGGATAACGTACAATAAAAATGCCCTGGCGGGACTCAAACCCACATTGCTGTGATTACATGGTTGGTGTCTTAAAAC
This window encodes:
- the tmem229b gene encoding transmembrane protein 229b, which produces MVTMETPEAPVPLTALSRWYLYAIHGYFCEVMFTAAWEFVVNCNWKFPGVTSVWALFIYGTCILIVERMYLKLRGRCPVLLRCIIYTLWTYLWEFGTGLLLRQFNACPWDYSGFRYNFMGLITAEYAVPWFCASFIVERLVIRKTLRLRFHEGPEDGWSNHRLDGGGGRGTGGPVGGGRRRERSRGMRNDANGYLKGE